In Saccharomyces cerevisiae S288C chromosome XV, complete sequence, the following proteins share a genomic window:
- the SIL1 gene encoding Sil1p (Nucleotide exchange factor for the ER lumenal Hsp70 chaperone Kar2p; required for protein translocation into the endoplasmic reticulum (ER); homolog of Yarrowia lipolytica SLS1; GrpE-like protein), producing the protein MVRILPIILSALSSKLVASTILHSSIHSVPSGGEIISAEDLKELEISGNSICVDNRCYPKIFEPRHDWQPILPGQELPGGLDIRINMDTGLKEAKLNDEKNVGDNGSHELIVSSEDMKASPGDYEFSSDFKEMRNIIDSNPTLSSQDIARLEDSFDRIMEFAHDYKHGYKIITHEFALLANLSLNENLPLTLRELSTRVITSCLRNNPPVVEFINESFPNFKSKIMAALSNLNDSNHRSSNILIKRYLSILNELPVTSEDLPIYSTVVLQNVYERNNKDKQLQIKVLELISKILKADMYENDDTNLILFKRNAENWSSNLQEWANEFQEMVQNKSIDELHTRTFFDTLYNLKKIFKSDITINKGFLNWLAQQCKARQSNLDNGLQERDTEQDSFDKKLIDSRHLIFGNPMAHRIKNFRDEL; encoded by the coding sequence ATGGTCCGGATTCTTCCCATAATTTTGAGCGCCCTATCTTCGAAATTAGTGGCGAGTACAATATTGCATTCATCCATACACTCAGTGCCATCTGGAGGCGAAATCATATCTGCAGAAGATCTTAAAGAACTTGAAATTTCAGGGAATTCGATCTGCGTTGATAATCGTTGCTATCCTAAGATATTTGAACCAAGACACGATTGGCAGCCCATACTGCCAGGTCAAGAACTCCCCGGTGGTTTGGACATTAGAATAAACATGGACACAGGTTTAAAAGAGGCAAAACTaaatgatgagaagaatGTCGGTGATAATGGTAGCCATGAGTTAATTGTATCTTCAGAAGACATGAAAGCATCGCCTGGTGACTATGAATTTTCCAGtgatttcaaagaaatgagAAACATCATAGATTCTAACCCGACTTTATCTTCACAGGACATTGCCAGATTGGAGGATAGTTTTGATAGAATAATGGAATTTGCGCATGATTACAAGCACGGCTACAAAATTATTACCCATGAATTCGCCCTCTTGGCCAACCTTAGTCTCAATGAAAATTTGCCGTTAACATTGAGAGAGCTCAGTACTAGAGTCATTACCAGCTGCTTGAGAAACAATCCTCCTGTAGTCGAGTTCATTAATGAaagttttccaaattttaaaagCAAAATCATGGCCGCTCTGtcaaatttgaatgatTCTAACCACAGATCCTCTAATATCCTAATAAAAAGATACTTGTCCATTTTAAACGAATTACCTGTCACATCCGAAGATCTTCCTATATACTCTACGGTTGTTTTACAAAATGTATATGAAAGAAACAACAAGGACAAACAGTTACAAATAAAAGTCCTGGAGTTGATCagcaaaattttgaaggcCGACATGTACGAAAATGACGATACAAATCtaattttgttcaaaagaaatgcTGAGAATTGGTCGTCAAATCTGCAAGAGTGGGCAAACGAGTTCCAAGAGATGGTCCAGAACAAAAGTATAGATGAACTACATACAAGAACGTTTTTTGACACCCTTTACaacttgaagaaaattttcaaaagtgaCATCACGATCAACAAAGGGTTTTTGAATTGGTTAGCGCAACAATGTAAAGCCAGGCAATCTAACTTGGACAATGGGCTCCAAGAGAGAGATACTGAACAAGACTCATTTGATAAGAAACTTATCGACAGCAGACACTTGATCTTTGGCAACCCCATGGCTCatagaataaaaaatttcagagATGAACTCTGA
- the GAS5 gene encoding 1,3-beta-glucanosyltransferase (1,3-beta-glucanosyltransferase; has similarity to Gas1p; localizes to the cell wall): MLLRSLTSAFVLSAGLAQAASSSNSSTPSIEIKGNAFFNSESGERFYIRGVDYQPGGSSNLTDPLADASVCDRDVPVLKDLGINTVRVYTVDNSQDHSHCMKLLQENGIYLILDVNTPTSAISRYDPACSYNADYLQNVFATIDTFADYDNVLGFFAGNEVINSVNTTNTATYVKAVVRDMKKYIKARKYRQIPVGYSAADIVANRQLAAEYFNCGDEADARIDMFGVNDYSWCGESSFVVSGYSTKMKLYQDYSVPVFLSEFGCNQVKSSRPFTEIEAIYSTQMSSVFSGGLVYEYSNETNNYGLVQIDGDKVTKLTDFENLKNEYSKVSNPEGNGGYSTSNNYSTCPDYEKGVWEANNTLPAMPSAASAYFTSGAGSPMGTGIATQQSCDAKDDDDEEDDDTSSSSSSSSSSSSSASSSSESSSSTSKASSSSPSASETSLLKSAASATSSSQSSSKSKGAAGIIEIPLIFRALAELYNLVL; the protein is encoded by the coding sequence ATGTTACTACGTTCTCTTACAAGTGCCTTCGTTTTAAGTGCTGGTTTGGCTCAGGCTGCTAGCAGCAGTAACAGTTCCACACCATCCATTGAAATTAAAGGCAATGCATTTTTTAATTCGGAATCAGGTGAAAGGTTTTATATCCGTGGTGTTGATTACCAGCCTGGTGGTTCTTCTAACTTGACTGATCCCTTAGCAGACGCATCTGTCTGTGACAGAGACGTCCCCGTTCTGAAAGATCTAGGGATAAATACTGTCAGAGTTTATACTGTGGATAACTCGCAAGATCATTCCCATTGTATGAAACTATTGCAGGAGAACGGTATATACTTGATCCTGGATGTCAATACCCCCACGAGTGCTATTTCTCGTTACGATCCAGCCTGCTCCTATAACGCTGACTACTTACAAAATGTCTTTGCCACCATTGATACCTTTGCTGATTACGACAATGTTCTAGGTTTTTTCGCTGGTAACGAGGTCATCAATAGTGTTAATACTACCAACACTGCTACTTATGTCAAGGCAGTGGTCAGGGACATGAAGAAATACATCAAGGCTAGAAAATACAGACAAATTCCGGTAGGTTACTCGGCTGCTGATATCGTCGCTAACAGACAATTGGCTGCTGAATACTTTAACTGTGGTGATGAAGCTGACGCTAGAATCGACATGTTTGGTGTTAATGACTATTCTTGGTGTGGTGAATCTTCATTTGTGGTATCGGGTTATTCCACCAAGATGAAGCTATATCAAGATTACTCCGTTCCTGTCTTCTTAAGTGAATTTGGTTGTAACCAAGTCAAGAGCTCTCGTCCATTCACAGAAATTGAAGCTATCTATTCCACTCAAATGTCTTCTGTATTCTCCGGTGGGCTAGTCTACGAATATTCCAATGAAACTAACAATTACGGGCTCGTTCAAATTGATGGTGACAAGGTCACTAAATTGacagattttgaaaacttgaaaaatgaatacaGCAAAGTATCCAACCCAGAAGGCAATGGTGGTTACAGTACTTCCAACAACTATTCTACATGTCCTGATTATGAAAAGGGTGTCTGGGAAGCTAATAACACTTTGCCTGCTATGCCAAGTGCTGCTTCTGCTTACTTCACATCTGGAGCAGGTTCTCCTATGGGAACCGGAATCGCCACCCAACAAAGTTGTGATGCTAAGGACGATGACGACGAAGAAGACGACGACACCTCctcttcatcctcttcttcctcttcatcttcatcttccgcttcttcatcttctgaaTCATCATCCTCGACTTCAAAGGCATCTTCCTCCTCCCCTTCTGCTAGCGAAACGAGCTTGCTAAAATCTGCCGCATCTGCTACTTCGTCCAGCCAATCGTCCTCGAAATCAAAGGGTGCTGCCGGAATTATTGAGATTCCTTTGATATTCCGTGCTTTGGCAGAACTTTATAACTTGGTTTTATGA
- a CDS encoding uncharacterized protein (hypothetical protein; separated from neighboring gene, YAP7, by frame shift and corresponds to C-terminal part of YAP7 orthologs in other species; identified as interacting with Hsc82p and Hsp82p in high-throughput two-hybrid screens), whose product MKPVTCCNQKNNIMPSLVPVCCSEKKIESDAKKSISKCCGDKEIYDSENRPITKEDGSWIPGSCKQCRSDPHSRNFCQSLSNKCSSSSFSSNSALSPDLNEQQTDVNYNSIKLPEICSCKNAQMNAASDAKRYLPISYTYQKIRQHMQKNKSIQEQLNPEDSTSISSALENIASGLHVRGQKVELQSIKDALHKMDKNVLE is encoded by the coding sequence ATGAAACCAGTAACATGTTGCAACCAAAAGAATAACATAATGCCATCCTTAGTCCCCGTTTGCTGttcagaaaagaaaatagaatCCGATGCTAAGAAATCAATATCGAAATGCTGTGGAGACAAAGAAATCTACGATAGCGAGAATAGACCGATCACTAAAGAGGATGGGTCATGGATACCTGGAAGCTGCAAGCAATGTAGATCAGACCCCCATAGTAGGAATTTTTGTCAATCACTTTCGAATAAATGTAGTTCAAGCTCTTTCTCTTCCAACAGTGCGTTGTCACCGGATCTAAATGAACAACAAACTGACGTAAATTACAATTCAATCAAGCTACCCGAAATATGTTCCTGCAAGAATGCACAAATGAATGCGGCTTCCGATGCAAAGAGGTATCTGCCGATCAGTTACACATATCAAAAAATCCGTCAACatatgcaaaaaaataaaagtatcCAAGAACAACTAAATCCTGAGGATTCAACTTCGATCTCATCAGCGTTAGAGAACATTGCATCTGGATTGCACGTTCGTGGACAGAAAGTAGAATTGCAAAGCATCAAGGATGCATTACATAAGATGGACAAAAACGTCTTGGAATGA
- the YAP7 gene encoding Yap7p (Transcriptional repressor of nitric oxide oxidase; basic leucine zipper (bZIP) transcription factor; neighboring gene, YOL029C, created by frame-shift at position 708, corresponds to C-terminal part of YAP7 orthologs in other species; YAP7 has a paralog, YAP5, that arose from the whole genome duplication), whose amino-acid sequence MRQRRSVVAVSVKPKGFKLGHKQGSMSTTSPPPSSPDGNVSTSGPSAIKLSKNWELPQRLKPGRKPKSKRGDASANNDGSSKIKKVQTSNQKDQMTTKDHENEGAKGHEGKSDDEGNGSGDENGVDSVEKRRRQNRDAQRAYRERRTTRIQVLEEKVEMLHNLVDDWQRKYKLLESEFSDTKENLQKSIALNNELQKALPLIVNTPFQQQPENPPDNPISILEMVENFKPIGAVSLKKGKLKAHC is encoded by the coding sequence ATGAGACAACGAAGGTCTGTAGTAGCAGTTAGCGTAAAGCCCAAAGGCTTCAAATTGGGGCATAAACAGGGTTCCATGTCTACGACGTCTCCACCTCCATCCTCACCAGATGGAAATGTGAGTACATCAGGACCGTCAGCTATTAAGTTATCCAAGAATTGGGAGTTACCACAGCGCCTAAAACCGGGCCGCAAACCGAAATCCAAGCGCGGGGATGCATCAGCTAATAATGATGGATCGTCCAAGATAAAGAAGGTTCAAACTTCCAACCAGAAAGACCAAATGACCACAAAAGATCATGAGAACGAAGGCGCAAAAGGTCATGAGGGGAaatctgatgatgaaggcAACGGAAGTGGTGATGAAAACGGTGTCGATAGCGTGGAAAAGCGAAGGAGGCAAAATAGAGATGCGCAAAGAGCATATAGGGAACGCAGAACAACAAGAATCCAGGTTCTGGAAGAGAAGGTTGAGATGCTACACAATTTGGTCGATGATTGGCAAAGGAAATATAAACTGCTGGAATCTGAGTTTTCCGATACAAAGGAAAACTTGCAAAAATCAATAGCATTAAACAACGAATTGCAAAAAGCCTTGCCTTTGATTGTTAATACTCCATTTCAACAGCAGCCAGAAAACCCGCCAGACAATCCTATTTCGATATTAGAAATGGTAGAAAACTTTAAACCAATCGGCGCTGTCagtttaaaaaaaggaaagcTGAAGGCCCATTGTTAA
- the MDM38 gene encoding ribosome-binding protein MDM38 (Membrane-associated mitochondrial ribosome receptor; forms a complex with Mba1p to facilitate recruitment of mRNA-specific translational activators to ribosomes; ribosome-associated protein involved in the insertion of newly synthesized proteins into the mitochondrial inner membrane; role in protein export and K+/H+ exchange; localizes to the inner mitochondrial membrane; human ortholog Letm1 implicated in Wolf-Hirschhorn syndrome), which produces MLNFASRASCVTRRQASLYFVKNQGPRLIASTIPSCHWPLRAQGVQPNYPLSLRFYSTDKSKSVTKPVAPTSTDAPAKPKETLMVKVKHALKHYANGTKLLGYEIKVSTKLLIKFAQGYELSRRERNQLRRTMGDVFRLIPFSAFLIIPFAELFLPFALKLFPNLLPSTYESGKDKQAKRNKLIEIRKKTSEFLHETLEESNLITYNTIENAEKKQKFLNFFRKLYSAKEGKIMTFQHDEISAIAQMFKNDSVLDNLSRPQLAAMSKFMSLRPFGNDNMLRYQIRSKLKDIMNDDKTIDYEGVESLSQEELYQACVSRGMKAYGVSKEDLVDNLKVWLELRLRQKIPSVLMVLSSTFTFGGLPKENYSKAFSPLAEKKETKSKYDDLLDLYYDGILQVLSSIPDPVYNVAKLDVSESKSSAAETEAEKQVAEKKIKTEEKPEETAIPKEEATAKESVIATTASAVTPKLVVVNEKAETAKTEEISQEKENAEPTDSAEATEAEEKKTSDDNEFKLNVLKEQEELIKKEEEEAKQRASREHVPDDINLDEEEEAKSVPPIPADQAAKTFVIKKD; this is translated from the coding sequence ATGTTGAATTTCGCATCAAGAGCGTCATGTGTGACAAGACGTCAAGCAAGCTTGTATTTTGTTAAAAATCAAGGCCCTAGATTAATAGCTTCCACTATTCCCTCGTGTCATTGGCCTTTGAGAGCGCAAGGAGTACAGCCCAACTATCCTTTATCTTTGAGATTTTATTCTACTGATAAGTCGAAAAGTGTTACGAAGCCCGTAGCTCCAACATCCACCGATGCTCCTGCCAAGCCCAAGGAGACGCTTATGGTCAAAGTGAAGCACGCCTTGAAACATTATGCTAATGGGACGAAACTTTTGGGTTACGAAATCAAAGTTTCTACTAAGCTTTTGATTAAATTTGCTCAGGGTTACGAGTTGTCTAGAAGAGAGAGGAACCAATTGAGGAGGACAATGGGCGATGTGTTTAGGTTGATCCCTTTTTCAGCGTTCCTTATTATTCCATTCGCCGAACTATTTTTGCCTTTCGCTTTGAAACTCTTCCCCAACTTACTACCCTCCACTTACGAATCCGGCAAGGATAAGCAAGCCAAGAGAAATAAGCTCATCGAGATCAGAAAAAAGACATCCGAATTCTTGCATGAGACTTTGGAAGAATCCAATTTGATCACTTACAACACCATTGAAAATGCAgagaagaagcaaaaatttttgaattttttccgGAAGCTTTATTCTGCCAAGGAAGGTAAGATTATGACTTTCCAACACGATGAAATAAGCGCCATTGCGCAAATGTTCAAAAACGATAGCGTTTTGGATAACTTGTCAAGACCACAATTGGCAGCAATGTCGAAGTTTATGTCACTAAGGCCATTTGGTAACGATAACATGCTTCGTTACCAAATTCGTTCCAAACTAAAGGATATAATGAACGACGATAAAACTATTGACTACGAAGGCGTTGAAAGTTTATCGCAAGAAGAGCTGTATCAAGCTTGTGTGTCTCGTGGTATGAAAGCGTACGGTGTATCCAAGGAGGACTTGGTCGATAATCTAAAAGTTTGGCTAGAATTGAGACTGAGACAAAAAATCCCATCCGTCTTGATGGTTTTGAGTTCCACGTTCACGTTTGGAGGACTTCCAAAGGAGAACTATTCAAAGGCATTCTCGCCACtagctgaaaaaaaagaaacaaaaagcAAATATGACGACCTTTTGGATCTGTACTACGACGGTATATTACAAGTGCTAAGTTCCATTCCAGATCCCGTTTACAACGTCGCAAAACTAGATGTATCTGAATCGAAATCATCCGCTGCTGAAACTGAAGCTGAAAAGCAAGTtgctgaaaagaagataaagaCGGAAGAAAAACCCGAGGAAACTGCTATACCGAAGGAAGAAGCCACCGCAAAAGAGTCTGTTATAGCTACCACCGCTTCTGCGGTTACTCCTAAACTAGTCGTAGTTAATGAAAAGGCAGAAACAGCGAAGACAGAGGAAATATCTCAGGAAAAAGAGAACGCAGAGCCTACCGACTCTGCGGAAGCCACGGAAgctgaagaaaagaagacaTCCGACGATAACGAGTTCAAATTGAACGTTTTGAAGGAGCAAGAAGAACTAATAAAGAaggaggaagaggaagctAAGCAAAGAGCTTCGAGAGAGCATGTGCCAGATGATATCAACCtagatgaagaggaagaagcaAAATCTGTACCTCCCATTCCGGCCGATCAAGCTGCGAAGACTTTTGTCATTAAGAAAGATTGA
- the MIM1 gene encoding Mim1p (Mitochondrial protein required for outer membrane protein import; cooperates with Tom70p to import the subset of proteins with multiple alpha-helical transmembrane segments, including Ugo1p, Tom20p, and others; forms a complex with Mim2p in the outer membrane that functions as cation-selective channel for translocation of positively charged precursor segments; also has a role in assembly of Tom20p into the TOM complex), whose amino-acid sequence MTEVVGFWESVSDDESEDKDCMEVQNTVSADESPLVQSLVSFVGSCSINLLLPFLNGMMLGFGELFAHELCWRFNWFNHRNKGYKVYPESRKIAALKEISSPGTRGRVASKFL is encoded by the coding sequence ATGACAGAGGTTGTGGGATTCTGGGAGAGCGTGTCAGATGACGAATCAGAAGACAAAGACTGTATGGAGGTGCAGAACACAGTGAGTGCCGACGAGAGCCCACTTGTGCAGAGCCTTGTATCCTTTGTAGGCTCGTGCTCCATCAACCTACTTTTGCCCTTCCTCAACGGCATGATGCTCGGCTTCGGCGAGCTATTTGCTCACGAGCTCTGCTGGAGATTCAATTGGTTTAACCATAGAAACAAGGGGTATAAGGTGTACCCAGAGTCGCGCAAAATAGCAGCATTGAAAGAGATTTCAAGCCCTGGCACCCGTGGGAGGGTTGCGTCCAAGTTCCTTTAA
- the LAG2 gene encoding Lag2p (Protein that negatively regulates the SCF E3-ubiquitin ligase; regulates by interacting with and preventing neddyation of the cullin subunit, Cdc53p; longevity determinant that is preferentially expressed in young cells; similar to mammalian Cand1) yields MSLHISKLIEQYRSTKDNDLKYMLLRQNFKINDIEDELAPLVNELLLPVLVEEQDMEILNLVSFQVLPDLVLSMISDPAAAQLGWVISLICDPLLNQSMIHANRSFVLIETLRNVLQKIENSPHLDYHQPVNSSLEFISKFIVEMKRHMCDVDAAQLSHSLSESNMLIYIESLNLLLKFSFFSDAASPSVMVTLPFDILNDVFTIAQDYSATNTNESIDRITEKLLLTSTQLTHPVDLENLCPKMKYNTLAAVSRIWYKFGPIVDKLFTNRLLPVLFPPQMGEECNVEDVLEIVHNFHPYFSIRRLKDNRPLLSDSTISQLREGLFGMLSILNDSLTRTQNENDHGSDNLIDSDDGFGSDNDPEQQAYLDELVSEGYDENMYDGDTDDEDADDINVEKNDEATKDITETNKILLIFSELHYPQEERFSELLVELQTKIAINTSLIDKILSKETTELPTHNGEIADLNEILNEVKGNKPIRKNVIFCTLAHTLSLQSGSELSVLQLSIEVIDHLLVKNHSNNITRGEQFQLIKLILPHLKTNKSFIDTLKAGNFTQKIDEGVTLRTMILSLLLQLFPLDYSMLGEILPTIARYSVRDKDLGVRDLSFQLLDQILRTYYNYLIGIDWEWYKDDFYQVLQETCIKKDINTNLLLQFPPYLPHD; encoded by the coding sequence ATGAGCTTGCACATTAGTAAACTGATTGAGCAATATCGTTCCACTAAGGACAATGACCTTAAATATATGCTTTTAAGGCAAAACTTTAAAATTAACGACATAGAGGATGAGCTGGCTCCTCTTGTTAACGAATTGCTGCTCCCGGTATTGGTCGAAGAACAAGACATGGAAATTCTCAACCTAGTATCGTTTCAAGTGCTCCCCGATTTAGTTCTTTCTATGATCAGCGACCCTGCAGCTGCTCAGTTGGGATGGGTAATAAGCTTGATATGCGACCCTTTATTAAACCAAAGCATGATACATGCAAATCGTTCTTTTGTTCTGATTGAGACACTAAGAAATGTgttacaaaaaattgaaaactcCCCTCATTTAGATTACCACCAACCAGTAAACAGTTCATTAGAGTTTATCTCCAAATTTATTGTTGAAATGAAAAGGCATATGTGTGATGTGGATGCTGCGCAGCTTTCACATTCACTTTCTGAAAGCAATATGCTAATTTACATAGAATCCCTTAATCTATTGCTAAAATTTAGCTTCTTTTCAGACGCGGCAAGTCCTTCAGTAATGGTCACACTGCcctttgatattttgaatgaCGTTTTTACAATTGCGCAGGACTATTCTGCTACGAATACAAATGAAAGCATTGATAGGATCACAGAAAAATTACTTTTGACTTCTACGCAATTAACTCATCCGGTGGACCTGGAAAATTTATGCCCCAAAATGAAGTACAATACTTTAGCAGCAGTTTCTCGAATATGGTACAAATTTGGCCCCATAGTCGATAAATTATTTACTAACCGGCTATTACCGGTTCTATTCCCCCCGCAAATGGGAGAAGAATGTAACGTCGAAGATGTTCTCGAAATAGTTCATAACTTCCAtccatatttttctattcGTAGGCTAAAGGATAATAGGCCTCTATTGTCAGATTCGACTATTAGCCAGCTAAGAGAGGGTTTGTTTGGTATGCTCAGCATATTAAACGACTCGCTGACAAGGACgcaaaatgaaaacgaCCATGGTAGCGACAATCTGATCGACAGTGACGACGGATTTGGCTCAGACAACGATCCTGAACAACAAGCGTACCTCGATGAACTCGTATCAGAAGGTTATGACGAAAACATGTATGACGGTGATACGGATGACGAAGACGCAGATGATATAAacgttgaaaaaaatgatgaagcCACCAAAGACATTACAGAAACGAACAAAATCCTTTTAATCTTTTCTGAGTTACATTATCCTCAGGAGGAGCGCTTCTCTGAACTGTTGGTTGAGTTGCAGACTAAGATCGCTATAAACACATCCttaattgataaaattctttcaaaagagaCAACAGAATTACCCACTCACAATGGGGAAATCGCAGATTTGAACGAAATTCTAAATGAAGTGAAAGGCAATAAACCAATTAGAAAAAACGTTATTTTTTGTACGTTAGCGCATACTTTGTCGTTGCAATCCGGTTCCGAATTGTCTGTTCTACAGCTATCAATAGAGGTTATTGATCATCTGCTGGTTAAAAATCATTCAAATAACATCACTCGTGGCGAGCAATTTCAATTGATTAAGTTGATATTACCCCATctaaaaacaaataaatcttttattgataCATTAAAAGCAGGAAATTTTACccaaaaaattgatgaagGAGTGACCTTAAGAACAATGATTCTTTCTCTACTACTACAACTATTCCCACTGGATTACTCTATGCTAGGTGAGATTTTACCCACTATTGCGCGATATTCTGTAAGGGATAAGGATCTTGGGGTGAGAGATCTGTCCTTCCAATTGCTGGACCAAATTCTACGCACATACTATAATTACCTAATTGGTATCGATTGGGAATGGTATAAAGATGACTTCTATCAAGTTTTGCAAGAAACTTGTATTAAAAAAGACATAAATACCAACCTCTTGCTACAATTTCCTCCTTATCTCCCTCATGACTAG
- a CDS encoding uncharacterized protein (hypothetical protein; predicted to have thiol-disulfide oxidoreductase active site; YOL024W has a paralog, IGD1, that arose from the whole genome duplication), translating to MSKLSSYPHAADFINMEEPPKSKEFFDDLCAVPNLLKRRFPNSRRSTHYCEALNYSRKKLPVVLSKMTLQELRHNMSTFFLQEKDQINIYDTCKVIDMGDRVLLETMPPQPRDLFEKLHASKTNLVVQTAALDEPLLTVKAELQSSSFPQKSSLFLYEDYKKFIYQQLDMFS from the coding sequence ATGTCAAAACTATCGTCTTATCCTCATGCCGCCGATTTTATAAATATGGAAGAACCGCCAAAATCTAAAGAGTTTTTCGATGATCTTTGTGCCGTCCCTAATTTACTCAAAAGACGTTTTCCAAACTCTCGAAGATCGACGCATTATTGTGAGGCTTTAAATTATTCTAGGAAAAAGCTTCCTGTTGTGTTGTCTAAAATGACACTGCAAGAGTTGAGGCACAATATgtcaacattttttttgcaggAAAAGGatcaaataaatatttatgaCACCTGTAAGGTGATAGACATGGGGGACCGTGTCTTGCTCGAAACTATGCCTCCACAGCCAAGagatttatttgaaaaattgcaTGCAAGTAAAACAAATTTAGTAGTTCAGACAGCAGCTTTGGATGAACCCCTACTTACAGTAAAAGCAGAGCTACAGTCATCTTCCTTTCCACAAAAATCAAGCCTATTTCTGTATGAGgattataaaaaatttatttatcAACAACTAGATATGTTTAGTTAA